A genomic region of Persephonella marina EX-H1 contains the following coding sequences:
- a CDS encoding TIGR01906 family membrane protein, whose protein sequence is MIRKVLLVISLLTAPLWIVGFSTRMAFSDWFIDFEYSKEDFPEDRWGMPDEIRKELAKLGLQAVLSDEGLERFKEARLPNGNRAFREKEIKHMEDVKNFLKIFFPLSYVAFILWFGSFVFLREDRWKALFYSGVFTVGLIFAAGIISYIDYNLVFTVFHDHIFGEYTWRFRLKDTLLRIYPMKFWFDGTFFVISLSLLISLSIILSGFFLKRVYNQE, encoded by the coding sequence ATGATAAGGAAGGTCTTACTTGTAATATCTCTTTTAACAGCTCCTCTCTGGATAGTTGGATTTTCAACAAGAATGGCATTCTCAGATTGGTTTATCGATTTTGAGTACTCAAAAGAGGATTTTCCAGAGGATAGGTGGGGGATGCCAGATGAGATCAGAAAAGAGCTTGCCAAGTTAGGTCTTCAGGCTGTCCTATCAGATGAAGGACTGGAAAGATTTAAAGAGGCCAGACTCCCAAATGGTAACAGAGCTTTTAGAGAAAAAGAGATAAAACATATGGAAGATGTTAAAAACTTTCTGAAGATCTTCTTCCCACTTTCATATGTGGCTTTTATTTTGTGGTTTGGAAGCTTTGTTTTTCTACGGGAGGATAGATGGAAAGCTCTTTTTTATTCAGGAGTTTTTACAGTTGGACTGATATTTGCTGCAGGTATAATCTCTTATATTGACTATAATCTTGTGTTTACCGTTTTCCATGATCATATTTTTGGAGAGTATACATGGAGATTCAGACTTAAAGATACACTTTTAAGGATATATCCGATGAAGTTCTGGTTTGATGGAACATTTTTTGTTATATCCCTTTCCCTTTTAATATCACTCTCCATAATACTTTCAGGATTTTTTCTGAAGAGGGTTTACAATCAGGAATGA
- the pgsA gene encoding CDP-diacylglycerol--glycerol-3-phosphate 3-phosphatidyltransferase, producing MGLANQITIFRILLVPVFIIFVGYNKPLYALITFFIAGLTDALDGFVARKFNQVTTLGKILDPIADKTLIVSSFIFIYNSDMSIKFPFWYVVLVISRDVYILAGSVIIYFLRGALEIKPSIFGKATTFFQILSVITVLLANITTVEMVYVKGIIYTATFFTVLSALTYFYEGLQKLK from the coding sequence ATGGGACTCGCTAATCAGATCACTATATTCAGAATACTTCTGGTCCCTGTTTTTATAATTTTTGTTGGTTATAACAAACCTCTATATGCTCTTATAACATTCTTTATAGCAGGGCTGACAGATGCTCTTGACGGTTTTGTGGCCAGGAAGTTCAACCAGGTTACAACGCTTGGGAAGATACTTGATCCTATAGCTGACAAAACACTGATAGTCAGCAGTTTTATCTTTATATACAACTCGGATATGTCGATAAAATTCCCCTTCTGGTACGTTGTTCTTGTTATTAGCAGGGATGTTTATATACTTGCTGGCAGTGTTATCATTTATTTTCTGAGAGGGGCTCTAGAAATAAAACCTTCAATTTTTGGAAAGGCAACGACATTTTTCCAGATACTATCCGTAATTACTGTACTCCTTGCAAACATAACGACTGTTGAGATGGTTTACGTAAAAGGGATCATATACACGGCAACATTTTTCACAGTTTTATCAGCCCTTACCTATTTTTATGAAGGCCTTCAAAAACTTAAATGA
- the hisC gene encoding histidinol-phosphate transaminase produces MFLDRFKSFKSYKTETTPCRIKLSSNENPFDLPQWLKNKIGEEVKNIPFQRYPDPTSKELKEVIADFYGVKPENLVLGNGSDELIQLLTIIIGNPDQPVMYPVPTFPMYQVSADIVGKKKIEFPLDENFQLSREKIDEALEKKPVLAFFASPNNPTGNSFDRELIKYVADRGVFTVVDEAYIDFSDKEDFISESLKRENLVVLRTMSKIGLAGIRLGTLIAREDIAMEIDKTRPPFNITYPTQVIGKIVLSEGRDEIKRQVEIIKKERDKLLSELGKIDGIKVYPSDANFVLIKVHDGDALHRALIEKGILVRNMSHLPYMENCLRISVGKPEENEIFINVLKELVG; encoded by the coding sequence ATGTTTTTAGATAGATTCAAAAGTTTTAAGAGTTATAAAACAGAAACTACACCTTGCAGAATAAAACTTTCATCAAATGAAAATCCGTTTGATCTTCCACAATGGCTTAAGAACAAAATCGGGGAAGAGGTGAAAAATATCCCTTTCCAGAGATATCCGGACCCAACATCAAAGGAGCTGAAAGAGGTTATAGCTGATTTTTACGGGGTTAAACCTGAGAACCTTGTATTAGGTAACGGGTCAGATGAGCTTATACAGCTTTTAACCATAATAATTGGAAACCCAGACCAGCCTGTTATGTATCCTGTTCCTACATTTCCTATGTATCAGGTTTCTGCTGATATAGTTGGAAAGAAAAAGATTGAGTTTCCACTTGATGAGAACTTCCAGTTAAGTAGGGAAAAGATAGATGAAGCACTTGAAAAAAAACCTGTTCTTGCTTTTTTCGCATCACCTAACAATCCTACAGGTAATAGCTTTGATAGAGAACTTATAAAGTATGTTGCTGATAGAGGTGTTTTTACAGTTGTGGATGAGGCCTATATAGATTTCTCTGATAAGGAAGATTTTATTTCTGAATCTTTAAAAAGGGAAAATCTTGTTGTTCTGAGAACGATGTCAAAGATAGGCCTTGCTGGGATAAGACTTGGTACTCTCATAGCAAGGGAAGATATAGCGATGGAGATAGACAAAACAAGACCTCCATTCAATATAACCTACCCAACGCAGGTTATAGGAAAGATAGTTCTTTCAGAGGGAAGGGATGAGATAAAAAGGCAGGTTGAGATCATAAAAAAAGAGAGGGATAAGCTCTTATCAGAGCTTGGTAAGATTGATGGGATAAAGGTTTATCCTTCAGATGCAAACTTTGTTCTTATAAAGGTTCATGATGGTGATGCCCTTCACAGAGCGTTAATAGAGAAAGGAATCCTTGTCAGGAATATGTCACACCTTCCTTATATGGAGAACTGTCTCAGAATATCTGTTGGAAAACCTGAGGAAAACGAGATATTTATAAATGTTCTGAAAGAGCTTGTGGGATGA
- a CDS encoding winged helix-turn-helix domain-containing protein — protein sequence MRYQIKYKVWLEKDGEIIMGLGREKLLKEIQKQGSISKAAKELGISYKKAWSFLKAMEKRLGTKLVETKRGGEKGGGAVLTEEAQKLIKEFEKLVKRFEGVKKRAESNG from the coding sequence ATGAGATATCAGATCAAATACAAGGTATGGCTTGAAAAAGATGGTGAGATAATTATGGGTCTAGGTAGGGAAAAACTGCTTAAAGAGATACAGAAGCAGGGTTCTATATCAAAGGCAGCAAAGGAGCTTGGCATATCCTACAAGAAAGCATGGAGTTTTCTAAAGGCTATGGAAAAAAGACTTGGAACAAAACTTGTTGAGACAAAAAGAGGAGGAGAAAAAGGCGGAGGAGCCGTCCTCACAGAAGAAGCCCAGAAGCTTATAAAGGAGTTTGAAAAGCTTGTAAAAAGATTTGAAGGTGTGAAAAAAAGGGCTGAAAGTAATGGATAA
- a CDS encoding prepilin peptidase, protein MGENTLLSFTAFIFGLIIGSFLNVLIYRLPRGKTALKPAFSFCPSCGNKIKWYDNIPVISYIILKGRCRYCNSRISLRYPLVEILTGMASVFSFIKTGLSLDFIFVFLFLSLMIVITFIDIDFRIIPDQLNLAGFLSGIIYTYFRNDFSMIDAFTGALTGAGILFGIAYFYLKVRGIEGLGMGDVKLMAFVGSYLGWFGALFTIFVGSFIGAVVGIIGAYISRSEDKGKFEIPFGPFLALSATVYLFFGESIKNWYLGF, encoded by the coding sequence ATGGGAGAGAATACATTACTTTCCTTTACAGCTTTTATTTTTGGTCTGATTATAGGTAGTTTTTTAAATGTTCTTATATACAGACTTCCCAGAGGAAAAACAGCCTTAAAGCCAGCCTTCTCATTCTGTCCATCCTGTGGAAACAAGATAAAGTGGTACGATAACATACCTGTCATCTCCTATATTATTCTAAAGGGCAGATGCAGATACTGTAACTCAAGAATCTCCCTCAGGTATCCTTTAGTTGAGATTCTTACAGGTATGGCCTCTGTTTTTTCATTTATCAAAACGGGTCTTTCTCTGGACTTTATATTTGTTTTTCTATTTCTGTCCCTTATGATCGTTATAACATTCATTGATATTGATTTTAGAATAATTCCCGATCAGTTAAACCTTGCAGGCTTTTTATCAGGCATTATTTATACCTATTTCAGAAATGATTTTTCCATGATAGATGCTTTCACAGGTGCGTTAACAGGAGCCGGTATACTTTTTGGTATAGCATACTTCTATCTGAAAGTCAGAGGAATAGAAGGTCTTGGTATGGGTGATGTAAAACTAATGGCCTTTGTAGGATCATATCTTGGCTGGTTTGGAGCCCTTTTTACCATATTTGTAGGTTCATTTATTGGTGCTGTTGTCGGTATCATCGGGGCGTACATATCGAGATCAGAGGATAAAGGGAAATTTGAGATACCATTTGGACCTTTTTTAGCTCTTTCAGCAACAGTATATTTATTTTTTGGAGAGAGTATTAAAAACTGGTATCTCGGTTTTTAA
- the rfaE2 gene encoding D-glycero-beta-D-manno-heptose 1-phosphate adenylyltransferase, which produces MDYLKKIESWKREGKKIVFTNGCFDIIHAGHVDYLKKAKELGDILVVGLNSDESIRRIKGKDRPVNIQEHRKIVLEALKPVDLVIIFDEDTPEKLIKEIKPDFLVKGGDWKIENIVGADFVQSYGGKVVTIDFVHDISTTRIIQKVKNGTR; this is translated from the coding sequence ATGGATTATCTGAAAAAGATAGAAAGCTGGAAGAGAGAAGGTAAAAAAATAGTTTTTACAAATGGATGTTTTGATATTATTCACGCAGGGCATGTGGACTATCTGAAAAAAGCAAAAGAGCTTGGAGATATACTTGTTGTAGGTCTGAACAGTGATGAATCAATAAGAAGGATAAAAGGAAAAGACAGACCTGTGAACATCCAGGAACACAGGAAAATCGTTCTTGAGGCGTTAAAACCTGTTGATCTTGTGATAATCTTTGATGAGGATACACCTGAGAAACTTATCAAAGAGATCAAACCTGACTTTCTTGTTAAAGGTGGAGACTGGAAGATTGAAAATATTGTAGGAGCTGATTTTGTTCAGTCATATGGTGGAAAGGTTGTAACTATTGATTTTGTTCACGATATATCAACAACAAGAATAATACAGAAGGTAAAAAATGGGACTCGCTAA
- a CDS encoding DUF255 domain-containing protein → MMRFLVMLLFMISFSYGSGINWLDFNEGMRRAEKEKKLILLDIYAQWCHWCNVMENTTYSDKEVVHIVNRYYIPVRVDAEKYPEINRKYNQGGLPSTVVLDWKGNVLWGGIYVPPDQMKGILNRFKSMNEDQIRRIVLKNREKKIKKLKRLERRLKEKSINKGSIDKIFRYIKFKFDYEYGGFSGAPKFPVRELPYFLALRYLTGDKTAKGMLKKTIEGYMKLFDPVEGGIYRYAVTEYWTEPHYEKLLKDQAEVSILLFNIYSLFGDGRYLEYAERILSFCKNKLYDKETGLFFNSQGADIVDDEGRLLVPGEDFFIYGKEKREEIVRKIGYGPNIERDIYFPVNALISNALLHSYGYTGNVEDLSLGLDVLERILKEGFTENGVRYSPDRSSFLLSTQVYTVEALLTAYQLTSEKRYLELSEKITGIVTDRYYSKKLGIYTDLKETGFNINRISFIDDIITLNYRFARVLLKLNLFTGSRIYLEKSRDILKRFPDRYGSVSGLAYYLYLYPPLAVHIIGMKEERNEYIRKAFKVFPYYVYPHFIENSDLNFIKKLGYEPQKITSAFVCNCCVCFKKIQDKRDIKDQILSIFSQYIPLEE, encoded by the coding sequence ATGATGAGATTTTTAGTAATGCTCCTGTTCATGATCAGCTTTTCATACGGATCTGGTATAAACTGGTTAGATTTCAATGAAGGGATGAGAAGGGCAGAAAAGGAAAAGAAGCTTATTCTCCTTGATATATACGCCCAGTGGTGTCACTGGTGCAATGTTATGGAAAATACAACGTACAGTGATAAAGAGGTAGTTCATATAGTAAACAGATACTACATACCTGTTAGAGTAGATGCTGAGAAGTATCCCGAGATAAACAGAAAGTACAATCAGGGAGGGCTTCCTTCAACAGTTGTACTTGACTGGAAAGGAAATGTTCTGTGGGGAGGTATATACGTTCCTCCAGATCAGATGAAGGGTATACTTAACAGGTTTAAGTCAATGAATGAGGATCAGATAAGAAGGATTGTATTAAAAAACAGAGAAAAGAAGATAAAAAAACTTAAAAGACTGGAGAGAAGGCTAAAAGAAAAGAGCATAAATAAAGGGAGTATAGACAAGATCTTTAGATATATAAAATTCAAGTTTGATTATGAGTATGGAGGTTTTTCAGGGGCACCAAAATTTCCTGTTAGAGAACTTCCTTACTTCCTTGCTCTGAGATATCTGACAGGAGATAAGACAGCAAAAGGAATGCTTAAAAAAACAATAGAAGGTTATATGAAACTTTTTGATCCTGTAGAAGGTGGTATTTATCGGTATGCTGTCACAGAATACTGGACTGAGCCTCATTACGAAAAGCTTCTTAAAGATCAGGCAGAAGTATCCATACTTCTGTTCAATATTTACTCTCTGTTTGGTGATGGTAGATATTTAGAGTATGCAGAAAGAATACTGTCTTTCTGTAAAAATAAGCTTTACGATAAAGAAACCGGGCTTTTCTTTAACTCACAGGGAGCGGATATCGTTGATGATGAGGGAAGGCTTCTTGTTCCAGGTGAGGACTTTTTTATTTACGGTAAGGAGAAAAGAGAAGAGATAGTAAGAAAAATAGGATACGGACCTAATATTGAAAGGGATATATACTTTCCCGTTAATGCTTTGATCTCCAATGCCCTTTTACACTCCTACGGGTATACAGGAAATGTAGAAGATCTTTCTTTAGGTCTGGATGTACTTGAAAGAATACTGAAAGAAGGTTTTACCGAAAATGGAGTGAGATATTCACCTGACAGGAGTAGTTTTTTACTCAGTACCCAGGTTTATACAGTAGAGGCTCTTCTTACCGCATACCAGCTTACATCTGAAAAGAGATATCTGGAACTTTCTGAGAAAATAACCGGAATAGTTACTGATAGATACTACTCTAAAAAGTTAGGAATATATACAGATCTTAAAGAAACAGGCTTTAATATTAACAGGATATCCTTTATTGATGATATTATAACTTTGAATTACAGGTTTGCCAGGGTTCTTTTAAAACTGAATCTTTTTACAGGGAGCCGAATCTATCTGGAGAAAAGCAGAGATATATTAAAAAGATTTCCTGACAGATACGGTTCTGTTTCAGGCCTTGCTTACTATCTTTATCTTTATCCACCTTTAGCTGTCCATATAATAGGGATGAAAGAGGAGAGGAATGAGTACATCAGAAAGGCCTTTAAAGTGTTTCCTTACTACGTTTACCCCCATTTTATAGAAAACTCTGATCTGAATTTTATTAAGAAGCTTGGTTATGAACCACAGAAAATCACATCAGCATTTGTATGTAACTGCTGTGTATGCTTTAAAAAGATTCAGGATAAAAGGGATATTAAAGATCAGATCTTATCAATCTTTTCCCAGTATATACCTCTGGAAGAGTAG
- a CDS encoding ATP synthase subunit I, which yields MDLKILLYFPLFILGIVAGFFYFSHMWKSINIYGAEKNKILKSMLIRLPIPIVAVLIGSIAGIGGIISVLVGFTTFQIYFLVKTGKRLKEEIEREAEESENENKGDIEKN from the coding sequence ATGGATTTAAAGATCTTACTTTACTTTCCACTTTTTATTTTAGGTATTGTAGCCGGATTTTTTTATTTTTCGCATATGTGGAAAAGTATAAATATATACGGTGCGGAAAAAAACAAGATACTTAAAAGTATGCTTATAAGGCTGCCTATCCCTATTGTTGCCGTTTTAATTGGTAGCATTGCCGGAATAGGTGGGATTATATCAGTCCTTGTAGGTTTTACCACATTCCAGATATACTTTCTCGTTAAAACGGGGAAAAGATTAAAAGAAGAGATAGAAAGGGAAGCTGAAGAATCGGAGAATGAAAATAAAGGAGATATAGAAAAAAATTAA
- a CDS encoding OmpP1/FadL family transporter codes for MLKRISAGILVLSVTGSSFGAAYKIPEQSQRSMGTAAAYFAGADYADANYYNPSNMVFLENRTYIEFGSRYINLPSIKFEGRASDPVTRSFQIADAKTKEEHFFIPYFHMVFKGTENVRWGISFVTPAGLSKRWSAVKQKSTAEEFTLKVFELNSSVAFKISEKFAIAGGVRGIYASGKIKYRYEPAYKVNMDGDSGYRFGYNLSATLRPTKNLTISTAYRSKISMKIEGDASGYLYDPLSSTTYPIAVGGHVIVPLPAEWRVGTAYRWRSTVFELTYEKTFWSSYKVLDIQFNNSMIDSQLGKPKDKYWHDSETVRFGVRHKFSNNFTGMFGVAYDETPIPQRTLGFELPDSNAWIFSLGGIYNLSERLEFGLSYLYVTKIDRNVNTPPNENGIDGKFSDLSAHLVNISVGYKF; via the coding sequence ATGTTAAAAAGGATCAGTGCCGGTATTTTGGTTCTGTCTGTAACAGGTAGTTCCTTCGGTGCAGCATACAAGATACCTGAACAGTCTCAGAGATCTATGGGAACGGCGGCAGCATACTTTGCAGGTGCAGATTATGCAGATGCAAACTATTACAACCCTTCAAATATGGTTTTCCTTGAAAACAGAACGTATATTGAGTTTGGATCAAGATATATAAATCTTCCTTCTATAAAGTTTGAAGGGAGAGCGTCTGATCCTGTAACAAGATCCTTTCAGATAGCAGATGCAAAAACAAAGGAAGAACATTTCTTCATACCTTATTTCCATATGGTTTTTAAAGGAACCGAAAATGTAAGATGGGGGATATCATTTGTAACACCTGCTGGTCTTTCAAAAAGATGGTCTGCTGTAAAACAGAAATCAACAGCTGAGGAGTTTACACTGAAAGTTTTTGAGCTTAACTCCTCTGTAGCATTCAAGATCTCCGAAAAATTTGCTATTGCCGGAGGTGTAAGGGGTATCTATGCATCAGGAAAGATAAAGTACAGGTATGAGCCTGCTTACAAGGTAAATATGGATGGTGATTCCGGATACAGATTCGGTTACAATCTTTCTGCAACTTTAAGACCCACAAAAAACCTTACAATCTCAACAGCTTACAGATCGAAGATCAGTATGAAAATAGAAGGTGATGCATCAGGCTATCTGTATGATCCTTTAAGCTCTACAACATACCCTATAGCTGTTGGCGGTCATGTAATAGTTCCTTTACCTGCTGAGTGGAGGGTTGGGACAGCTTACAGATGGAGATCAACAGTATTTGAGCTAACATATGAAAAAACATTCTGGAGTTCCTACAAAGTACTTGATATACAGTTTAACAACAGTATGATTGATAGTCAGCTTGGAAAACCAAAGGATAAATACTGGCACGACTCTGAGACTGTCAGATTTGGTGTAAGACATAAATTTTCCAATAATTTTACAGGTATGTTTGGTGTAGCGTATGATGAGACTCCTATTCCACAGAGAACACTTGGATTCGAACTTCCGGACTCCAATGCCTGGATATTCTCGTTAGGTGGCATATACAATCTGTCTGAAAGGCTTGAGTTTGGTCTGTCTTACCTGTATGTAACAAAGATTGACAGAAATGTTAACACACCACCTAATGAGAACGGTATAGATGGTAAGTTTTCCGATCTATCAGCTCATCTGGTGAATATCTCTGTAGGGTATAAATTCTAA